A genome region from Methanococcoides burtonii DSM 6242 includes the following:
- a CDS encoding APC family permease, which translates to MSENSNEVDLVKSLRPYHVWALGVGIVLVGEYMGWNFTVAKGGILGSLFALLVAGTMYVMVSLCASELGSSTKLAGGPYDWARLFVGPGAAAIVGLAVYMEYIALEAADAIVVASIAQSIFPEIQTFPVTLLVIAALTFMNYRGVVAALNLNFALTFTALIAIIAFFFMNISGIGGTWHPEYLISGAIPNGFIGIFAALQFGPWFYLGIEGAAMCAEECKHPTRAIPLGQQAGMITLLLGSGMTLYVCSGLIPTAELGVSVYPLFEAANRSGVKFLIAFLAVGTLFTCLASANGTVCDSSRSWFALSRDHFLTNWFAAVHTKYSTPYRAVIFTMPIAVAFAYSGFLDQVITFSITSGLVCYVMIPFSLIRFRKMFPEHTQKVRPFVGPLQPYLAYFTILLAIVIMSTLNWGYSYNLIFGLVFYVVAYFYFSWRYRSIDAKHDWGEDLGWPEPAHKR; encoded by the coding sequence ATGTCAGAAAATTCAAACGAAGTTGACCTGGTAAAGTCACTGCGTCCATATCATGTATGGGCACTTGGTGTCGGTATCGTATTGGTCGGAGAATACATGGGTTGGAACTTCACAGTTGCAAAAGGTGGTATACTAGGTTCACTCTTTGCATTGTTGGTTGCCGGTACAATGTATGTAATGGTTTCATTGTGTGCCAGTGAACTAGGTTCATCCACTAAACTTGCCGGTGGACCATACGATTGGGCACGATTATTTGTAGGACCCGGTGCTGCGGCCATTGTAGGTCTTGCTGTTTATATGGAATATATTGCCTTGGAAGCTGCTGACGCTATTGTTGTAGCATCCATAGCACAATCGATCTTCCCGGAAATACAAACATTCCCGGTAACTTTGCTCGTTATCGCGGCCTTGACATTTATGAATTATCGTGGAGTTGTAGCAGCCCTTAATCTTAACTTTGCTCTTACATTCACAGCATTGATAGCAATTATAGCATTCTTCTTTATGAATATTAGTGGAATTGGCGGAACATGGCATCCGGAATACCTTATTTCAGGAGCTATACCTAACGGATTTATCGGAATTTTTGCCGCATTGCAGTTTGGACCATGGTTCTACCTTGGTATCGAAGGAGCAGCAATGTGTGCTGAGGAATGTAAACACCCAACAAGAGCTATTCCTCTTGGACAACAGGCAGGTATGATCACCCTTCTTCTCGGTTCAGGTATGACACTCTACGTCTGTTCAGGTCTCATTCCAACCGCAGAACTCGGTGTTTCAGTATACCCACTCTTTGAAGCAGCAAACCGGAGCGGTGTTAAATTCCTGATTGCATTCCTTGCAGTAGGTACCCTATTCACCTGTCTTGCAAGTGCCAACGGTACTGTTTGTGATTCATCAAGGTCTTGGTTTGCTCTGTCACGAGATCATTTCCTGACCAACTGGTTCGCTGCAGTACACACAAAGTACAGTACGCCATACAGGGCAGTCATTTTCACAATGCCAATTGCTGTCGCCTTTGCATACAGTGGTTTCTTGGACCAGGTCATTACTTTCTCCATCACATCAGGACTGGTATGCTATGTAATGATCCCATTCTCCCTGATACGCTTCAGGAAGATGTTCCCGGAACACACACAAAAGGTACGTCCATTTGTCGGACCACTACAGCCTTATCTAGCATATTTCACAATATTGCTGGCGATCGTGATCATGTCCACACTTAACTGGGGATACAGCTACAACCTTATCTTCGGACTTGTCTTCTATGTAGTAGCCTACTTCTACTTCTCTTGGAGATACAGGAGCATAGACGCAAAACACGATTGGGGAGAAGACCTTGGATGGCCTGAACCTGCACATAAGAGGTGA
- a CDS encoding methyltransferase cognate corrinoid protein has translation MGNQEIFDKLKNAIVNQDINGCPVITQEALDAGITALDIINEALAPGMKIVGDNFEAATIYLPQIMMSAKAMKAAMEILEPILAEEKGEDEGVGMAVTFVQEGDIHDIGHRLVTTMLGANGFEIMDLGTDIPNEDVVEAIAKNKGKKMLLVGSALMTTSMLGQKDVVRLLEEENLRDSVKIMFGGAPVTDAWIAECGADGTAENAAEAARVALKLMA, from the coding sequence ATGGGAAATCAAGAAATTTTCGACAAGCTGAAAAATGCAATAGTGAACCAGGATATCAATGGCTGCCCTGTAATAACACAGGAAGCCCTCGATGCAGGAATTACTGCTTTAGACATTATCAACGAAGCACTTGCACCAGGAATGAAGATCGTTGGAGACAACTTCGAAGCAGCAACTATCTACCTTCCGCAGATTATGATGTCTGCAAAGGCAATGAAAGCTGCAATGGAGATCCTTGAGCCAATTCTCGCAGAAGAGAAAGGCGAAGACGAGGGTGTAGGCATGGCTGTCACTTTCGTGCAGGAAGGAGATATTCATGATATCGGCCATCGTCTTGTTACAACAATGCTCGGTGCAAATGGCTTTGAGATCATGGACCTTGGAACAGATATTCCAAACGAGGATGTAGTCGAAGCAATTGCAAAGAACAAGGGTAAGAAAATGCTCCTTGTTGGTTCCGCACTGATGACAACATCAATGCTTGGCCAGAAAGATGTAGTAAGGTTACTCGAAGAAGAGAACCTCAGAGATTCTGTTAAGATCATGTTCGGTGGCGCACCAGTCACAGATGCATGGATCGCAGAGTGCGGTGCAGACGGCACAGCCGAAAATGCAGCAGAAGCAGCAAGAGTAGCACTTAAACTTATGGCATGA
- a CDS encoding response regulator, with the protein MKNTRILVVEDEAIVAMVIKKRLMGLGYVVSGVAATGTDAINKVEGTFPDLVLMDIMLKGEMDGIEVADEIRKRFSIPVIYLTAHSDEKTLERAKLTEPYGYILKPFTENNLSTNIEMAIHKHLREMEKDNPEPL; encoded by the coding sequence ATGAAAAATACCAGGATATTAGTAGTTGAGGATGAAGCCATCGTAGCAATGGTGATAAAAAAGAGATTGATGGGCCTTGGTTATGTCGTCTCAGGAGTCGCAGCTACCGGAACAGATGCTATCAATAAAGTAGAAGGAACCTTTCCAGACCTTGTGCTTATGGATATTATGCTGAAAGGGGAAATGGATGGTATTGAAGTTGCTGATGAGATACGAAAGAGATTTTCAATTCCTGTGATATATCTTACAGCACATTCCGATGAAAAAACCCTTGAAAGAGCTAAACTGACCGAACCTTATGGGTATATACTCAAACCGTTTACAGAAAATAATCTAAGCACCAATATTGAGATGGCTATCCATAAACACCTGCGTGAAATGGAAAAAGATAATCCAGAACCTCTTTGA
- a CDS encoding histidine kinase dimerization/phosphoacceptor domain -containing protein — protein MKWKDISLKVKLVLYIVTGVFLILSASTFIVITTVTEQEEQLAYHDSIQNAKSFANYYNADMKANMAVAQTLAALLVRYDNADRDEINSMLEELLLENPDLLASYVAFEPNAFDGKDAEFINADTAHDETGRFIPYWNKIGGEMFVEPLVDYDTLDYYQLTKQLEQDIITEPYLYQGALIVSYDAPIVRDGEFIGIGGVDVELNYVDETVSSVKAFDTGYLFMVSNTGVLLSHPTRKDWIGMKSMTEFEIPMIEIVTEDINNGIGGHIDTIDPLTGKEVVMFYEPIETGKFAIVLVVPTEEMLAGVESLRSTLITIYTFSIIFMGAMAYLIAASFTDRINEIVVDFKKISGAAIKGDLNARANTDVEIDFKLIPEGMNEIMDALTVHSKELQNSYELIRKMESAVNTSKVVVFWWKFDHDYPVEFVSDNVAQFGYSLENFMSGNLLYGNIIYKDDRDEVWSELKRSADEGHDHFHKDYRIITKSGEMRWVHEDTFIQRNEEEKVEYFQGTILDITERVEAENALKEMEEIRTKEIHHRIKNNLQVVSGMLYLESLNFRYQEVIDAFRDSENRVRSIALIHEKLYQSKDLVSLDLADYIKDLTDHLFHSYRIDEKNIELILNVEDVFLGMDTAVPLGIIINELTSNALQHAFGNGIGGEIEIDFFKRDEIFELTISNTGKHFPEDIDFKNTESLGLQLVTNLVSQIEGEIGLDTTDKTTFTITFRDDK, from the coding sequence ATGAAATGGAAAGATATATCCTTAAAAGTAAAACTTGTACTATATATTGTGACAGGGGTCTTTCTGATATTATCCGCTTCTACTTTCATTGTTATCACCACCGTTACCGAACAGGAAGAACAACTTGCATACCATGACTCCATTCAAAATGCGAAAAGTTTTGCAAACTATTACAACGCCGATATGAAAGCGAATATGGCAGTTGCACAAACTCTCGCAGCACTTCTGGTCAGATATGATAATGCAGACCGTGATGAAATTAATTCTATGCTGGAAGAATTACTACTGGAAAATCCAGACCTTCTTGCTTCCTATGTTGCTTTCGAACCAAACGCTTTTGACGGCAAGGATGCTGAGTTCATCAATGCTGACACAGCCCACGATGAAACCGGTCGTTTCATCCCTTACTGGAACAAGATCGGTGGAGAAATGTTCGTAGAACCACTTGTAGATTACGATACCCTTGATTATTATCAGCTTACAAAACAACTGGAACAGGATATCATAACAGAACCCTACCTCTATCAGGGTGCTCTTATTGTAAGTTATGATGCACCCATTGTCAGAGATGGAGAGTTCATAGGCATTGGCGGGGTCGATGTGGAGCTGAACTATGTCGATGAGACCGTAAGCAGCGTAAAAGCATTTGATACTGGTTATCTGTTCATGGTAAGCAACACTGGAGTATTGTTATCCCACCCAACAAGAAAGGACTGGATCGGTATGAAATCGATGACCGAATTTGAGATCCCAATGATAGAAATAGTTACAGAGGACATCAATAATGGAATTGGAGGGCACATTGATACCATCGACCCGTTGACTGGAAAAGAAGTGGTAATGTTCTACGAACCCATAGAGACAGGTAAATTCGCTATTGTACTAGTTGTTCCTACCGAAGAGATGTTAGCCGGAGTGGAATCATTGCGTTCCACTCTTATCACTATATATACATTCTCCATCATTTTCATGGGTGCCATGGCATACTTAATAGCAGCTTCATTTACAGACAGGATCAACGAGATAGTTGTTGATTTTAAGAAGATATCAGGAGCTGCAATAAAGGGAGATCTCAATGCCAGAGCCAATACGGATGTCGAGATCGACTTTAAGCTCATACCCGAAGGTATGAACGAAATAATGGATGCTTTAACTGTTCATTCCAAAGAATTACAAAACTCATACGAATTGATAAGAAAAATGGAATCAGCAGTAAATACCAGCAAAGTTGTAGTATTTTGGTGGAAATTTGACCATGACTATCCTGTTGAATTCGTTTCCGATAATGTTGCTCAATTTGGCTATTCATTGGAGAACTTCATGTCCGGAAATCTGTTGTATGGTAATATAATTTACAAAGATGACCGTGATGAAGTTTGGTCCGAACTAAAAAGATCGGCTGATGAAGGTCACGATCATTTCCATAAAGACTATCGGATCATTACCAAAAGTGGAGAAATGCGCTGGGTACATGAGGATACGTTCATACAACGCAATGAAGAAGAGAAAGTTGAATACTTCCAGGGAACGATACTTGATATTACCGAGCGTGTTGAAGCTGAGAATGCACTGAAAGAAATGGAGGAGATAAGGACAAAAGAGATACATCATCGTATTAAGAACAATCTTCAGGTCGTTTCCGGAATGCTCTATCTGGAATCGCTTAACTTCCGTTATCAAGAAGTAATCGATGCATTCAGGGATAGTGAGAACCGCGTACGTTCCATAGCACTGATCCATGAGAAACTGTATCAATCAAAGGACCTTGTTAGCCTTGATCTTGCTGACTACATAAAGGACCTTACAGACCATCTTTTTCACTCCTATAGGATAGATGAAAAAAATATAGAACTTATACTCAACGTAGAAGATGTCTTCCTGGGAATGGATACTGCCGTACCTCTTGGGATAATTATAAACGAACTTACATCCAATGCCCTTCAACATGCTTTTGGAAACGGTATCGGAGGTGAGATCGAAATTGATTTTTTCAAAAGGGATGAGATATTTGAACTTACCATTAGCAATACCGGAAAACATTTTCCGGAGGATATTGATTTTAAGAACACTGAATCTCTTGGATTACAGCTTGTAACGAACCTCGTTTCCCAAATTGAGGGGGAAATTGGACTTGATACAACCGACAAGACTACATTTACAATAACTTTCCGCGATGATAAATAA
- a CDS encoding helix-turn-helix transcriptional regulator, with the protein MQMELIETIFLSEKRENLLLMLLNDPADIKTINSTLTVTSSSILPQIKKLRNVGFIDKNESGSYVLTSIGRLVVENLKPLSGMLKVFDISCEYWDQRDLTTIPDNLLDNIGSLGNIQLIIPDLDHMYELQDEFLKNMRASSKVSSVLSLYHPDNLELLNNMEAAGTKIQIILTESVLERMLNDSEKEMETLLSSDNTTILVCEDTIKPPSFSVTDTFLYMSLFDINGRYDHHDIMSFEDSALEWGERLFEYYQNLSSPIE; encoded by the coding sequence ATGCAAATGGAACTGATTGAAACTATTTTTCTCTCCGAAAAAAGAGAAAATCTTCTCCTCATGCTGCTTAACGATCCTGCTGACATCAAAACAATAAATTCGACCCTTACAGTTACCTCTTCATCCATACTCCCCCAGATAAAAAAACTGAGGAATGTAGGTTTCATAGATAAAAATGAAAGCGGATCATATGTGTTGACCAGCATCGGAAGGCTGGTCGTCGAGAATCTGAAACCACTCTCAGGAATGCTTAAGGTTTTCGATATTTCCTGTGAATACTGGGATCAAAGAGACCTAACTACAATTCCAGATAATCTTCTGGATAACATCGGGAGCCTTGGTAATATCCAATTAATAATACCGGACCTTGACCACATGTATGAACTTCAGGACGAGTTTCTTAAAAACATGCGAGCATCAAGCAAAGTATCATCTGTACTTTCCCTTTACCACCCGGATAACCTTGAACTTCTTAATAACATGGAAGCTGCTGGGACAAAGATACAGATTATATTAACAGAATCTGTACTTGAAAGAATGCTAAACGATTCCGAGAAAGAGATGGAAACACTTCTAAGTTCAGATAACACTACGATCCTTGTTTGTGAAGATACAATAAAACCACCCTCATTCAGCGTAACCGATACTTTTCTCTACATGAGTCTTTTCGATATCAACGGCAGATATGATCATCACGACATCATGAGCTTTGAAGACAGTGCATTAGAATGGGGGGAGAGGTTGTTCGAATATTATCAGAACCTATCCAGCCCTATTGAATAA
- a CDS encoding helix-turn-helix transcriptional regulator produces MNSSLTDNVWLSEKRTNLLLLLMEGPRDIEQIKVSLNVTSRGMMPQIKKLKEKCLIVEEDETYILSNTGRHIVRNMLPLINTLRMINENRSYWEQHDINILPPHLFKRLHELGNYLLLEPDLNYTFEIPKEFTENLLRSKEIMSIISFFRPEYPKFYSQLAEKADSLTLLLSRSVFKRMEKNCASELNFLLSSKNTRLYLYKGKGRPPAIDVSDWFMYVSFFNEQGRYDHRDIMSFDNTALNWGKELFQYYCDQSTEITEL; encoded by the coding sequence ATGAATTCTTCATTAACAGATAATGTCTGGCTTTCTGAGAAAAGGACAAACCTGCTGTTGTTACTTATGGAAGGACCAAGAGACATAGAACAGATCAAGGTCTCACTTAATGTGACCTCTCGTGGAATGATGCCACAGATAAAAAAGCTAAAAGAAAAATGTCTCATCGTTGAAGAAGATGAGACTTATATACTTTCCAATACTGGCAGACACATAGTCAGAAACATGCTCCCTTTGATTAACACACTGCGAATGATAAACGAGAATCGAAGTTACTGGGAACAGCATGACATTAACATACTGCCCCCACATCTTTTTAAAAGACTTCATGAACTTGGTAACTATCTACTTCTTGAACCCGATCTGAACTATACTTTTGAGATACCAAAAGAGTTCACTGAGAACTTACTAAGATCAAAAGAGATAATGTCCATCATTTCATTTTTCCGTCCGGAATATCCGAAGTTCTATTCCCAACTTGCAGAAAAAGCAGACAGTCTTACACTCTTACTTTCAAGATCTGTTTTTAAAAGAATGGAAAAAAATTGTGCGTCAGAGCTGAACTTTCTGCTTTCGTCAAAAAACACAAGATTGTATCTCTATAAAGGAAAAGGGCGACCACCAGCTATCGATGTTTCTGATTGGTTCATGTATGTCAGTTTTTTCAATGAACAGGGACGTTACGATCACAGAGATATAATGAGCTTTGATAATACCGCCTTGAACTGGGGAAAAGAACTTTTTCAATATTATTGCGACCAGTCAACAGAGATAACAGAGCTATAA
- a CDS encoding methyltransferase cognate corrinoid protein translates to MGNQEIFDKLKNAIVNQDINGCPVITQEALDAGITAFDIINEALAPGMKIVGDNFEAATIYLPQIMMSAKAMKAAMEILEPILAEEKGEDEGVGMAVTFVQEGDIHDIGHRLVTTMLGANGFEILDLGTDIPNEDVVEAIAKNKGKKMLLVGSALMTTSMLGQKDVVRLLEEENLRDSVKIMFGGAPVTDAWIAECGADGTAENAAEAARVALELMA, encoded by the coding sequence ATGGGAAATCAAGAAATTTTCGACAAACTCAAAAACGCAATAGTGAACCAGGATATCAACGGTTGCCCTGTAATAACACAGGAAGCTCTTGATGCAGGAATTACTGCTTTCGACATTATCAACGAAGCACTTGCACCAGGAATGAAGATCGTAGGCGACAACTTCGAAGCAGCAACTATCTACCTTCCACAGATCATGATGTCTGCAAAAGCAATGAAAGCTGCAATGGAGATCCTTGAGCCAATTCTCGCAGAAGAGAAAGGCGAAGACGAGGGTGTAGGCATGGCAGTAACTTTCGTGCAGGAAGGAGATATTCACGATATCGGTCACCGTCTTGTTACAACAATGCTCGGTGCAAACGGCTTTGAGATCCTTGACCTTGGAACAGATATTCCAAATGAGGATGTAGTAGAAGCAATTGCAAAGAACAAGGGTAAGAAAATGCTCCTTGTCGGTTCCGCACTGATGACAACATCAATGCTTGGCCAGAAAGATGTAGTAAGGTTACTCGAAGAAGAGAACCTCAGGGATTCTGTTAAGATCATGTTCGGTGGCGCACCAGTCACAGATGCATGGATCGCAGAATGTGGTGCAGACGGCACAGCCGAAAATGCAGCAGAAGCAGCACGAGTAGCACTTGAACTTATGGCATAA
- a CDS encoding helix-turn-helix domain-containing protein translates to MDRLYFVRYRYMGDSVEEAARKVGVTKRVAYVWQKRWNRDGYAGLLPRYAGGRPSKLTDDQKSDLKFYLRMQENWTTARVRELIRDKFGVDYSLKQVRVIMKGMD, encoded by the coding sequence TTGGATAGATTATACTTTGTCAGGTACAGATATATGGGTGATTCTGTCGAAGAGGCTGCAAGGAAAGTGGGAGTGACCAAAAGAGTTGCTTATGTATGGCAAAAAAGATGGAATCGTGATGGATATGCCGGATTATTACCGCGATACGCAGGTGGTCGTCCTTCCAAACTGACAGACGACCAAAAGAGTGATCTTAAGTTCTATCTGAGAATGCAGGAGAATTGGACCACTGCCCGTGTCAGGGAATTAATTCGTGACAAATTTGGCGTGGATTATTCTCTAAAACAAGTAAGAGTTATTATGAAAGGGATGGATTAA
- a CDS encoding damage-control phosphatase ARMT1 family protein: MKMDARCTYCLLSRVHYEAKLSTNDDDLIHKTMLAGIDVLKDTYIPGVPAGVVSTAIHRKAYEVLNDNDPYLDLKILSNEIAEKVYPYAHSLVHEGEPSDLEMFRRAVLASVIGNFFDFGIMGFDVGEDVFDKTFADIFRKGLDVDDTPEMFDLLDNVVYVVDNCGEIILDTLVLDIIRKVGGKITLVVRGAPMLTDVTMDDVRKYELDKKVDRVLTTGCNAVGVSFDEAPPEFLEALEDASLIISKGMANYETMSERSFGPIAYLLRTKCEAVAEDMGLEMGYSVAQLVK; the protein is encoded by the coding sequence ATGAAAATGGATGCTAGATGTACATATTGCCTTCTTTCGAGAGTTCACTACGAAGCAAAACTTTCCACAAACGATGATGACCTTATTCACAAGACAATGCTTGCGGGTATCGATGTTCTTAAAGATACTTATATCCCTGGTGTTCCGGCAGGTGTAGTCTCGACAGCGATCCACAGGAAAGCATATGAAGTGCTCAATGATAATGATCCTTATCTCGATCTTAAGATATTAAGCAATGAGATCGCTGAAAAGGTCTATCCTTATGCTCATTCTCTTGTTCATGAAGGCGAACCTTCTGACCTGGAGATGTTCAGAAGGGCAGTGCTTGCATCCGTAATAGGTAATTTCTTCGATTTCGGCATAATGGGATTCGATGTGGGGGAGGATGTCTTTGACAAGACCTTTGCAGATATATTCCGTAAAGGACTTGATGTGGATGATACTCCTGAGATGTTCGATCTGCTTGATAATGTCGTCTATGTCGTAGACAACTGCGGGGAGATAATCCTCGATACACTGGTCTTAGATATTATCCGAAAGGTCGGCGGTAAGATAACTCTTGTAGTAAGGGGTGCTCCTATGCTTACAGATGTGACCATGGATGATGTAAGAAAATACGAACTTGATAAGAAGGTCGACCGTGTCCTGACCACCGGTTGTAATGCAGTAGGCGTAAGTTTTGATGAAGCACCTCCGGAGTTCCTCGAAGCCCTTGAAGATGCAAGTCTGATCATAAGCAAAGGAATGGCTAACTATGAAACAATGTCCGAAAGGTCATTTGGTCCCATAGCATATCTCCTTCGCACAAAATGTGAAGCGGTTGCCGAGGACATGGGGCTTGAAATGGGTTATTCCGTAGCACAGCTTGTCAAATGA
- a CDS encoding CooT family nickel-binding protein: MCELNVIVVKGDEKELVMESVTKMLVDGDSIELTGIFGEKTIIFGTIKEIDFSKGETIIIGN, translated from the coding sequence ATGTGCGAACTTAATGTGATCGTAGTAAAAGGCGATGAAAAGGAACTGGTGATGGAGTCTGTCACTAAAATGTTGGTTGATGGAGATTCCATTGAACTGACTGGTATATTCGGAGAAAAGACGATAATCTTTGGCACTATAAAAGAGATCGACTTCTCAAAAGGGGAAACTATAATTATTGGAAACTGA
- a CDS encoding type II glyceraldehyde-3-phosphate dehydrogenase, translated as MTKVKVAINGYGTIGKRVADAVALQDDMEIIGIAKTRPNFETVMAKDKGFNVYTLADRVGAMEKEGIEVSGTVEEMIKAADVVVDCTPGKVGATNKDLYEKAGIKAIWQGGEAHTLTGCSFNAETNYDEALGKDFVRVVSCNTTGLCRVLSPLDKEFGVKKARVTLLRRAADPGDIKTGPINAIVPNPIKLPSHHGPDVKTVIPNIDIATTAVKLPTTLMHLHTINLELEKECTAEDVESVLAEQSRVRFVGQGITSTAEIMELAKDLGRSRGDMWENCIWNESITMYEGELYFFQAIHQESDVIPENIDAIRAMMELESDASRSIEITNKTMGI; from the coding sequence ATGACAAAAGTTAAAGTTGCAATAAACGGATATGGAACTATAGGGAAAAGAGTGGCAGATGCTGTAGCACTTCAGGATGATATGGAGATCATCGGTATTGCAAAGACCCGTCCTAACTTTGAGACCGTAATGGCAAAGGATAAAGGGTTCAATGTCTATACCCTCGCTGACAGGGTAGGAGCTATGGAAAAGGAAGGTATCGAGGTCTCCGGTACGGTTGAGGAAATGATCAAAGCAGCAGATGTCGTAGTTGACTGTACTCCCGGAAAGGTCGGTGCTACTAACAAGGACCTTTATGAGAAGGCAGGCATCAAGGCCATTTGGCAGGGGGGTGAAGCCCACACACTTACAGGTTGTTCATTCAATGCTGAGACCAACTACGATGAAGCTCTTGGAAAGGACTTTGTCAGGGTAGTTTCCTGTAATACCACTGGTCTTTGCCGTGTTTTATCACCACTTGATAAGGAATTTGGGGTTAAAAAAGCACGCGTGACCCTTCTTAGAAGGGCTGCTGATCCTGGGGATATTAAGACCGGTCCTATCAATGCGATCGTTCCAAACCCCATCAAGCTTCCATCCCACCATGGTCCTGATGTAAAGACCGTTATTCCTAACATCGATATTGCAACTACTGCTGTAAAGCTCCCTACAACACTCATGCACCTGCATACTATTAACCTTGAGCTTGAAAAGGAATGCACTGCTGAAGATGTTGAGAGTGTCCTTGCAGAACAGAGCCGTGTAAGGTTCGTGGGACAGGGTATCACATCCACAGCAGAGATAATGGAGCTCGCAAAGGACCTTGGCAGGTCAAGGGGCGACATGTGGGAGAACTGCATCTGGAATGAATCCATTACGATGTACGAAGGAGAACTTTATTTCTTCCAGGCAATCCATCAGGAATCAGATGTAATTCCTGAGAATATTGATGCAATTCGTGCAATGATGGAACTCGAATCCGATGCATCAAGGTCCATAGAGATAACAAATAAAACAATGGGCATCTGA
- a CDS encoding bifunctional fructose-bisphosphatase/inositol-phosphate phosphatase, which produces MSVSQQILEFCDLLAESASNAISDIVGTEEAFRTVYVGADGTDTKLIDDVSEKAIIEILKADGRSIRLLSEELGEVVFGDDPEFTIILDPIDGTYNVANDIPFYGISIAIGTPDLSSTYFGYVRNLANGDTFYAESGKGAYFNDKRISHSKCSSLNDFCVSLYGYRKNVERTVDLCKNVRRIRIFGSVSLELCYVASGRLDAFVDVRGSLRLVDVAAGKLIIEESGGIVTDGDGNTLKLKDSVINPVYMVASNGCAHSDILKLVMR; this is translated from the coding sequence ATGTCGGTATCTCAACAAATACTGGAATTCTGTGATCTTCTTGCGGAGTCTGCATCAAATGCAATTTCCGATATTGTAGGCACTGAAGAAGCATTCCGGACTGTATATGTCGGAGCTGATGGGACCGACACTAAACTGATAGATGATGTTTCTGAGAAAGCTATCATTGAAATTTTAAAGGCGGATGGTCGTTCGATCCGTTTATTGAGTGAAGAATTGGGTGAGGTTGTGTTTGGTGATGATCCGGAGTTCACCATAATACTGGACCCTATTGACGGAACGTACAATGTTGCCAACGATATCCCGTTTTATGGAATTTCCATTGCTATAGGCACCCCTGATCTATCTTCCACCTATTTCGGATATGTGAGAAATCTTGCAAACGGAGATACGTTCTATGCGGAATCCGGGAAAGGTGCATATTTCAATGATAAAAGGATCTCCCATTCCAAATGTTCTTCATTAAATGATTTCTGTGTAAGCCTCTATGGGTATCGCAAAAATGTGGAGAGAACGGTGGATCTATGCAAGAACGTTCGGAGGATACGGATATTTGGCAGCGTTTCACTGGAATTGTGCTATGTGGCATCCGGAAGGCTGGATGCTTTTGTGGATGTCCGTGGCTCTCTTCGTCTTGTTGATGTTGCAGCTGGTAAGTTGATAATAGAAGAATCGGGTGGTATCGTTACTGATGGGGATGGAAATACTCTCAAATTAAAAGATAGTGTGATAAACCCTGTATATATGGTAGCATCAAACGGCTGTGCTCATTCAGACATATTAAAGCTTGTGATGAGGTGA